In Opitutaceae bacterium TAV5, one genomic interval encodes:
- a CDS encoding phosphoglycerate dehydrogenase — MISEAEISASLTVPPPHPAGRTATGPRVLFSITEGECALFLPDFDAAAITLPLGTYPASPELVWLSPADTAAAKASPDNWLALLRDTRPEVIVTAWSSPPLPDDAAPGFPVRYMCHLAGSVRAKVSRAFIERGGLVSNWGGQVAAQVAEHALFLALASLRRAPEWIGVAGIASAGKIRLPTARTRTLFGRRIGLHGFGAVARRLATLLSPFTTGREIDCHADGVPEDRIREAGLRPVKTLAALFSENEILFECEALTPANRASVDAATLARLPDGALFVNIARGQLVDETALYNEVRSGRLHAALDVMHSEPVSADSPWRTLPGAVLSPHIAGPTSDMMPRIGATALQNLVRYFSGKPLENLVTLQHYDRAT; from the coding sequence GTGATTTCTGAAGCTGAAATATCCGCCTCCCTGACGGTTCCGCCGCCTCACCCTGCCGGCCGCACCGCAACCGGTCCGCGTGTCCTTTTTTCGATAACGGAAGGGGAATGTGCGCTCTTCCTTCCCGATTTCGATGCTGCCGCCATCACCCTGCCCCTTGGCACATACCCGGCCAGTCCCGAACTTGTCTGGCTTTCTCCTGCCGACACCGCCGCCGCCAAGGCCAGTCCGGACAACTGGCTCGCCCTGCTCCGCGACACCCGTCCCGAAGTCATCGTCACCGCCTGGAGCTCGCCACCCCTGCCCGACGATGCCGCTCCCGGTTTCCCCGTCCGTTACATGTGTCACCTCGCCGGTTCCGTGCGGGCAAAAGTTTCCCGCGCCTTCATCGAACGCGGCGGACTTGTATCCAACTGGGGAGGGCAAGTCGCCGCCCAGGTCGCCGAACATGCCCTTTTCCTGGCCCTCGCCTCCCTGCGCCGGGCCCCCGAATGGATCGGCGTGGCCGGCATTGCCTCCGCCGGAAAAATCCGCCTCCCCACCGCCCGCACCCGCACCCTCTTCGGACGCCGCATCGGCCTGCACGGCTTTGGCGCCGTGGCCCGCCGGCTCGCCACCCTCCTCAGCCCCTTCACTACCGGCCGCGAAATCGACTGTCATGCCGATGGCGTGCCAGAAGACAGGATACGCGAAGCCGGATTGCGCCCCGTAAAAACCCTTGCCGCGCTTTTTTCGGAAAACGAAATCCTCTTCGAATGCGAAGCCCTCACTCCCGCCAACCGCGCCAGCGTTGACGCCGCAACCCTTGCGCGCCTCCCCGACGGCGCCCTCTTCGTCAACATTGCCCGCGGGCAACTTGTGGACGAAACCGCTCTTTACAACGAAGTCCGCTCCGGTCGTCTCCATGCCGCGCTTGACGTCATGCACAGCGAACCTGTCTCCGCCGATTCTCCCTGGCGCACCCTGCCCGGCGCGGTACTCTCCCCGCACATCGCCGGACCCACCAGCGACATGATGCCCCGCATCGGCGCCACTGCCTTGCAGAACCTCGTCCGCTATTTTTCCGGGAAACCACTGGAAAACCTCGTCACACTCCAACACTACGACCGCGCCACCTGA
- a CDS encoding ATPase — MLPARNATSTKRTDARSRAVVFFLLNTLLVLCSVAALALFVLVAGWPLEPETHQLVRIATGLVLKLFVFQEACRMWLQRHRMTWLKTRRLEAGLCMLIVLEMILGPRLHGWLNHHFPDIGSGTLTLFILAASQLTLLALICLRALRRNRLLATRRLTPGMALILSFALLIVIGTLMLKTPRATTQGIGWIDALFTATSSVCVTGFGTVDITTQLTRYGQWIVLGLVQTGGLGIMTLTYFFAHFLTGGVSLRNRIALQNLLSEDNLGQIGTVLGMIVGFTLTVELAGAVAIWLLAGQGSVAATPIVAGDRAFFALFHAVSAFCNAGISTLPGNLTDPALAGIGMKGVLVVIMLLVVAGGIGFPVIRNLHEVVIARIRQRIGLRLATPPRITTNSRVVLVTTAVLLAGGAVLIYITEFATGNGDPGALGPWMAAIFHSVAVRSAGFNVIDTANLAPATVILTMFLMFVGGSPSSTAGGIKTSTLAVAVLALRRVLLGRPEIEAFGRRISDDIANRALAVLLLAGAFVTLVATTLCVLHPELPALDLLFEAVAAVSTAGLARGVTSQLGDPAKLVMIVAMFVGRIGVLMFLLSFIRRRDHKGYRYPGATIVIT, encoded by the coding sequence ATGCTCCCGGCCCGGAACGCCACCAGTACCAAACGCACCGATGCCCGCTCCCGGGCGGTCGTCTTTTTCCTGCTCAACACCCTGCTCGTCCTGTGCAGCGTGGCGGCGCTGGCGTTGTTCGTGCTCGTCGCCGGCTGGCCGCTCGAACCCGAAACGCACCAGCTGGTGCGCATCGCCACCGGACTCGTCCTGAAGCTGTTCGTTTTCCAGGAGGCCTGCCGCATGTGGCTGCAACGCCACCGCATGACCTGGCTGAAAACCCGCCGGCTGGAAGCGGGGCTCTGCATGCTGATCGTACTCGAAATGATCCTCGGCCCGCGTCTGCATGGCTGGCTCAACCACCACTTTCCCGATATCGGCAGCGGCACCCTCACCCTGTTCATCCTCGCCGCCTCGCAACTCACGCTCCTCGCCCTCATCTGCCTGCGTGCGCTCCGTCGCAACCGCCTGCTCGCCACCCGGCGCCTGACGCCCGGCATGGCGCTGATCCTCAGTTTCGCCCTCCTCATCGTCATCGGCACGCTGATGCTCAAGACCCCGCGCGCCACCACCCAGGGCATCGGCTGGATCGACGCGCTGTTCACCGCCACCAGCTCGGTGTGCGTCACGGGATTCGGGACCGTGGACATCACCACGCAGCTCACCCGGTATGGTCAGTGGATTGTCCTCGGCCTCGTGCAGACGGGCGGGCTCGGCATCATGACGCTCACCTACTTTTTTGCGCACTTCCTCACGGGCGGCGTCTCGCTGCGCAATCGCATCGCCCTGCAAAATCTCCTCAGCGAGGACAACCTCGGCCAGATCGGCACCGTCCTCGGCATGATCGTCGGCTTTACGCTTACCGTCGAGCTGGCCGGCGCGGTGGCGATCTGGCTGCTGGCCGGGCAAGGCTCTGTTGCCGCGACCCCGATTGTGGCCGGCGACCGCGCATTTTTCGCGCTGTTTCACGCCGTGTCGGCCTTCTGCAACGCCGGCATTTCCACGCTGCCCGGCAACCTCACCGATCCGGCGCTCGCCGGGATTGGCATGAAAGGCGTGCTCGTCGTCATCATGCTGCTCGTGGTGGCGGGAGGCATCGGGTTTCCGGTGATCCGGAATCTCCATGAGGTCGTGATTGCACGGATACGCCAGCGGATCGGCTTGCGTCTCGCCACGCCGCCGCGCATCACGACCAACAGCCGCGTGGTACTGGTGACGACCGCCGTGCTGCTCGCCGGCGGCGCGGTGCTGATCTACATTACCGAGTTTGCCACGGGCAACGGCGACCCGGGCGCGCTCGGCCCGTGGATGGCGGCGATCTTCCACTCCGTCGCGGTGCGCTCGGCGGGTTTTAACGTCATCGACACCGCCAACCTCGCACCGGCTACGGTGATCCTGACGATGTTTTTGATGTTTGTCGGCGGCAGCCCGTCGAGCACGGCGGGCGGCATCAAGACCTCGACGCTGGCCGTGGCCGTGCTGGCGCTGCGGCGCGTGCTCCTGGGGCGCCCGGAAATCGAGGCGTTCGGACGGCGCATTTCCGACGACATCGCCAACCGCGCGCTGGCGGTGCTGCTTCTGGCCGGCGCCTTCGTGACGCTGGTCGCGACCACGCTCTGCGTGCTGCATCCGGAGTTGCCGGCGCTCGACCTGCTCTTCGAGGCGGTGGCGGCGGTGAGCACGGCGGGCCTCGCGCGCGGTGTCACGTCGCAGCTCGGCGATCCGGCCAAGCTCGTCATGATCGTGGCGATGTTCGTGGGCCGCATCGGTGTGCTGATGTTCCTGCTGTCCTTCATCCGGCGGCGCGACCACAAGGGATATCGTTATCCGGGAGCCACGATTGTGATTACGTGA
- a CDS encoding heparinase, which produces MTIRHLPLLFLLFLLLFGESARSTPLASVSASVLPPSPRTFVTSAQRDAFRSWCTTGDGAASFAAMRAEFDATLLNLPLPPEPQPYGKPYPQAKTNEAVRAWRAAQIDASRITSTAEAATLIWLVTGSAPHLEKAKAALQAAARWSPDGAAGIAYNDEAAFRLWRKIPFVYDQLRSTLTPDERATLLPALRAWGAAIHHHVYTKTQKTIRNSIAVTPSSHPVRFVSMDGIAGLALLDDLPEARQWFDYALNWYRTQFPPWGGDDGGWSEGPRYWETGVVSEPVRFQDALHQIGHPDAWDRNNPRSFWRQTGYYGACVLQPYPATSFGDISMNGKVRLDWKNVRFLQKLARIFDDGHLAAFAALGQSPPATFPLAAGSYPTGMEHLLSAFADTALPLPPPADLSTLPPVRWFRDIGWVVMHSSPGRPDDDIMLTFLSSPYGSFSHSHAAQNAFILSAYGEELAVNAGYREYHGSPHHDRYTRNTLSKNALLIGGRGQAPKSRTSTGKILCLDTTQPRLIRTTGDATAAYNDQRPSADPLVETVRRDIVFVDRRYFIIRDTVRLAPPHAALPVQWLLHAERPITWDEATQAATLTNNKARLFVALRSPEGSLDGKVENTWPTPPSAGFLHSQKIATQSHFTAATTGNSGSVRTIVAILWPDRILSDDTHPGDLSFDLSRPAAGSGTALRITRPDGSTDRVIFTGDNVRIE; this is translated from the coding sequence ATGACAATCAGGCACCTTCCCCTCCTCTTCCTCCTGTTCCTTCTCCTCTTCGGCGAAAGCGCCCGGTCCACGCCACTCGCTTCCGTCTCCGCATCCGTGCTTCCCCCCTCCCCCCGGACCTTCGTCACCTCTGCGCAACGCGACGCCTTCCGCTCCTGGTGTACTACTGGCGATGGCGCCGCCTCCTTTGCCGCCATGCGCGCCGAGTTCGACGCCACGCTCCTCAATCTCCCCCTCCCGCCGGAACCTCAACCCTACGGCAAACCCTATCCCCAGGCCAAAACCAACGAAGCCGTCCGCGCCTGGCGCGCCGCGCAAATCGACGCTTCCCGCATCACCAGCACCGCCGAGGCAGCGACTCTCATCTGGCTCGTCACCGGCAGCGCCCCCCACCTCGAAAAAGCCAAGGCCGCTCTCCAGGCCGCCGCCCGCTGGTCGCCCGACGGAGCCGCCGGCATCGCCTACAACGATGAAGCCGCCTTCCGCCTTTGGCGCAAAATCCCTTTCGTTTACGACCAACTTCGCTCCACTCTCACGCCCGACGAACGCGCCACCCTCCTCCCTGCCCTCCGCGCCTGGGGTGCCGCCATCCATCACCACGTTTATACCAAAACCCAAAAGACCATTCGCAACTCCATCGCCGTCACCCCGAGCAGCCACCCCGTGCGCTTCGTATCCATGGACGGCATCGCCGGACTCGCGCTCCTGGACGACCTCCCCGAAGCCCGTCAATGGTTCGACTATGCGCTCAACTGGTATCGCACCCAGTTCCCCCCCTGGGGCGGCGACGACGGTGGCTGGTCCGAAGGTCCCCGCTATTGGGAAACCGGCGTCGTTTCCGAACCCGTCCGCTTTCAAGACGCCCTCCACCAGATCGGCCATCCCGATGCCTGGGATCGCAACAACCCCCGCTCCTTCTGGCGGCAAACCGGCTACTACGGCGCTTGCGTCCTTCAGCCCTACCCCGCCACTTCCTTTGGCGATATCTCCATGAACGGCAAAGTCCGCCTCGACTGGAAAAACGTCCGTTTCCTCCAAAAACTCGCCCGCATTTTCGACGATGGTCACCTTGCCGCTTTTGCCGCGCTCGGCCAGTCCCCGCCCGCCACGTTCCCTCTCGCCGCCGGCAGTTATCCCACCGGCATGGAGCATCTCCTTTCCGCCTTCGCCGACACCGCGCTCCCGCTTCCTCCTCCCGCTGATCTCTCCACGCTTCCCCCCGTCCGCTGGTTCCGCGACATCGGCTGGGTTGTCATGCACTCCTCCCCCGGTCGTCCCGACGATGACATCATGCTCACTTTTCTCTCCAGCCCCTACGGTTCCTTCAGCCACAGCCATGCCGCGCAAAACGCCTTCATCCTCTCCGCCTATGGCGAAGAACTCGCCGTCAACGCCGGCTACCGCGAATACCACGGTTCACCTCACCACGACCGCTACACCCGCAACACTCTTTCCAAAAACGCCCTTCTCATCGGCGGTCGCGGCCAGGCCCCGAAATCCAGAACCTCCACCGGCAAAATCCTCTGCCTCGACACCACTCAGCCCCGCCTCATCCGGACCACCGGTGACGCCACCGCCGCCTACAACGACCAGCGCCCCTCTGCCGATCCCCTCGTCGAAACCGTCCGGCGCGACATCGTCTTTGTTGACCGCCGTTATTTCATCATTCGCGACACCGTCCGCCTCGCGCCCCCGCACGCCGCCCTTCCCGTGCAATGGCTCCTCCATGCCGAACGCCCCATCACCTGGGACGAAGCCACCCAAGCCGCCACCCTCACCAATAACAAGGCCCGCCTTTTCGTCGCCCTCCGCTCCCCCGAAGGCTCTCTTGACGGCAAGGTGGAAAACACCTGGCCTACGCCCCCTTCCGCCGGCTTTTTGCATAGCCAGAAAATCGCTACGCAAAGCCATTTCACCGCCGCAACCACCGGCAACAGCGGCAGTGTCCGCACCATTGTCGCCATCCTCTGGCCCGATCGTATTTTGTCTGACGATACGCATCCCGGAGACCTGTCTTTCGATCTTTCACGTCCGGCCGCCGGCTCCGGCACCGCTCTCCGCATTACGCGTCCCGATGGATCAACGGACCGCGTCATCTTCACCGGTGACAATGTCCGCATAGAATAG
- a CDS encoding potassium transporter TrkA, translated as MKCCVIGLGVFGKNLAINLAQLGADVLAIDRREENVSLIKDEVGAAVVMDFDDPTALAGFPIAEMDAVVVAIGDSFEQSMSFAVKAQELGAKRLACRVLSPMHERLLRLLKVDRLVVPEEVAARGLAHSLLMRGVVGGFDMGDGHSIIEARVPGALVGKTLIDTGAVFKKDGVRIVTIKRLIEPGLLAGLLKTDNAPERRRTMGVVALDEPFQAEDIFVLFGEEKNLRAFLEDHA; from the coding sequence ATGAAATGCTGCGTCATCGGTCTCGGTGTCTTCGGTAAAAATCTCGCGATCAACCTCGCGCAACTCGGCGCGGACGTGCTGGCGATCGACCGGCGCGAGGAAAATGTCTCGCTCATCAAGGACGAGGTGGGCGCGGCGGTGGTGATGGATTTCGACGATCCGACGGCGCTCGCCGGTTTTCCGATCGCCGAGATGGACGCCGTGGTGGTGGCGATCGGCGACAGTTTCGAGCAATCGATGTCGTTTGCGGTGAAAGCACAGGAACTCGGCGCGAAGCGCCTGGCCTGCCGGGTGCTGTCGCCGATGCACGAGCGGCTGCTGCGCCTGCTCAAGGTGGATCGCCTCGTGGTGCCCGAGGAGGTGGCGGCGCGCGGTCTGGCGCACTCGCTCCTCATGCGCGGCGTGGTCGGCGGGTTCGACATGGGCGACGGCCACTCGATCATCGAGGCCCGCGTGCCGGGCGCGCTGGTCGGCAAGACGCTCATCGACACGGGCGCGGTTTTCAAAAAAGACGGCGTGCGGATCGTCACCATCAAGCGCCTGATCGAGCCGGGCCTGCTCGCCGGACTGCTGAAAACGGACAACGCTCCCGAAAGACGCCGCACGATGGGCGTGGTGGCGCTGGACGAGCCGTTTCAGGCCGAGGATATTTTCGTGCTCTTCGGCGAGGAGAAAAACCTGCGGGCGTTTCTCGAGGACCACGCCTGA
- a CDS encoding LacI family transcriptional regulator: MNEARKRVTQKDIARVAGVDQSTVSLALRNHPSIPEATRKRIADAVEALGYQPDPMLGALASYRTRSRPAQFHGTLAWLADWTDWRRIPHFSDYFTGASEQAQRHGFRLEEFCLGKKGMSAARVAGILRARGIGGILVCPLWHGSELVFPWEEFASVAFGYTMMSPLLHMVTSAHAHACATVVRRLAERGRKRIGFCLMPAHDQRVDHSYLAGYLTTMTVLGLKIPPLFDEKKSVPEVRAWIGKHRLDAVVWGAHGTEADPTELRGSMAGLTKFRRLGLAIPDELALGCPSLDRADGPVSGVYENSLRIGRVAMDYLVGMLNRGERGVPASRQRILVEGDWCEGATLPAVKNGK, encoded by the coding sequence ATGAACGAAGCCCGAAAACGTGTCACCCAAAAAGACATCGCCAGAGTGGCGGGCGTGGACCAGTCCACGGTGTCACTGGCATTGCGCAATCACCCGAGCATTCCGGAAGCGACGCGAAAACGGATCGCTGACGCGGTCGAGGCGCTGGGCTACCAACCGGATCCGATGCTGGGTGCGCTGGCCTCCTACCGCACGCGGTCACGTCCGGCACAGTTTCACGGAACGCTGGCGTGGCTCGCGGACTGGACGGACTGGCGGCGGATTCCGCACTTCAGCGACTATTTCACAGGCGCGAGCGAACAGGCCCAGCGGCATGGGTTTCGGCTGGAAGAATTTTGCTTGGGGAAGAAGGGGATGAGTGCCGCACGGGTGGCAGGGATCTTACGGGCGCGGGGAATCGGTGGAATTCTGGTTTGTCCGCTCTGGCATGGTTCGGAGCTGGTGTTTCCATGGGAGGAATTTGCGTCAGTGGCTTTTGGATACACGATGATGTCTCCATTGCTGCACATGGTGACATCGGCGCATGCCCATGCCTGCGCCACGGTGGTGCGCCGGCTGGCGGAGCGGGGACGGAAGCGGATCGGTTTTTGCCTGATGCCGGCGCATGATCAGCGTGTGGATCATTCGTATCTTGCCGGTTATCTGACGACAATGACCGTGCTGGGGCTCAAGATCCCGCCGCTCTTTGACGAAAAGAAGTCGGTGCCGGAGGTACGGGCATGGATAGGAAAACACCGTCTCGATGCCGTCGTATGGGGAGCACACGGGACGGAGGCGGACCCGACGGAGTTGCGGGGGTCGATGGCGGGGCTGACAAAGTTCCGGCGCCTGGGGCTGGCGATTCCCGATGAGCTGGCACTGGGGTGTCCCTCGCTGGACCGGGCGGATGGACCGGTGTCGGGTGTCTACGAAAACAGTCTGCGCATCGGCCGGGTGGCGATGGATTATCTGGTGGGCATGCTCAACCGTGGCGAGCGCGGAGTGCCGGCGTCGCGGCAGCGCATCCTGGTCGAAGGCGACTGGTGCGAGGGGGCGACGTTGCCGGCAGTGAAAAACGGGAAGTGA
- a CDS encoding FAD-dependent pyridine nucleotide-disulfide oxidoreductase, whose translation MSTTPCEYTTECLIVGGGPAGYGAAMAALDGGCPVIVAERHGFLGGMGSAAGLGCFINYHFRGEDLADSVYHALIRQMMADGTCYHGDGDHVDMFDPEALKHVMEKNILRRGGRLLYHTLLRSLRRESDGFWRADFSAKGATVTIRARQVIDATGDADACALAGAEMTHGRRADGKTQPMTMVVQIGGFDPAAWQRAGHQLVHGLYAGKGDCFAEEIEIARAAGEWDIPRIHISIVWAMPGDPTRILVNGTRVQGFSSCNPEEFTLAEIEGRRQAVQMTAFFKKYVAGFANAFLLSTGPQIGVRESRRIVGRATLTEHDVWSSSMPADTVARCAYPIDLHQPNGNGTHLESSTADYLYGIPYACLLPRGLSGIAAAGRCISATHEAAGSFRVMPTCMSLGQAAGTAAAMARENGCAFEDINGGDIRERMLAIVPACV comes from the coding sequence ATGAGTACCACGCCCTGCGAATACACCACCGAATGCCTGATCGTTGGCGGCGGCCCGGCCGGATACGGCGCGGCCATGGCGGCACTCGACGGCGGCTGTCCGGTGATCGTCGCCGAACGTCACGGTTTTCTTGGCGGCATGGGCAGCGCCGCCGGGCTCGGCTGTTTTATCAACTATCACTTTCGTGGCGAAGACCTCGCCGATTCCGTCTACCACGCGCTCATCCGCCAGATGATGGCCGACGGCACCTGTTACCATGGCGACGGCGACCACGTGGACATGTTCGATCCCGAGGCGCTCAAGCATGTCATGGAAAAAAACATACTCCGTCGCGGCGGCCGCCTCCTCTATCACACCCTCCTCCGTTCCCTCCGCCGCGAATCCGACGGCTTCTGGCGCGCCGATTTCTCCGCCAAGGGAGCCACCGTCACCATCCGCGCGCGTCAGGTGATCGACGCCACCGGCGACGCCGATGCCTGCGCCCTCGCCGGGGCCGAAATGACCCACGGCCGCCGCGCCGACGGCAAGACACAGCCCATGACCATGGTCGTGCAGATCGGCGGCTTCGACCCCGCGGCCTGGCAGCGCGCCGGGCACCAACTCGTCCATGGCCTTTACGCCGGCAAGGGCGACTGCTTCGCCGAAGAAATCGAAATCGCCCGCGCCGCCGGCGAATGGGACATCCCGCGTATCCACATTTCCATTGTGTGGGCCATGCCCGGCGACCCCACGCGCATCCTCGTCAACGGCACCCGCGTCCAGGGCTTCAGTTCCTGCAACCCGGAGGAGTTCACCCTCGCCGAAATCGAAGGCCGCAGGCAGGCCGTGCAGATGACCGCGTTTTTCAAAAAATACGTCGCCGGTTTCGCCAACGCCTTCCTCCTCTCGACCGGCCCGCAAATCGGCGTGCGCGAGAGCCGCCGCATCGTCGGCCGTGCCACGCTCACCGAGCACGACGTGTGGTCCAGCAGCATGCCCGCCGACACCGTCGCCCGCTGCGCGTATCCGATCGATCTCCACCAGCCCAACGGCAACGGCACGCACCTGGAAAGTTCCACCGCCGACTACCTTTATGGCATCCCCTATGCCTGCCTGCTGCCGCGCGGCCTCTCCGGCATCGCGGCGGCCGGCCGTTGCATCAGCGCCACGCACGAGGCGGCGGGCAGTTTCCGCGTGATGCCCACCTGCATGTCGCTCGGCCAGGCCGCCGGCACCGCCGCCGCCATGGCGCGCGAAAACGGCTGCGCCTTTGAAGACATCAACGGTGGCGACATCCGCGAACGCATGCTCGCCATCGTGCCCGCCTGCGTCTGA
- a CDS encoding MFS transporter: MNSPVILPASREPKTWRAGTLAYTGGGVVILFCWLLFGDFAWSMRDRSVGPMAQWYLNSLSVPNLVFGLLMSSLPALISVVLAPVISVKSDRHRGRFGRRIPFLLITTPFAAAGMIGLGLTPIVARWVHGHFPGQSEMLVSVVCFGVFWSAFEFATIASQAVFGGLINDVVPKPLLGRFYGLFRAVSLIDGIIFNYWIMGKVPGHFTLILCIIGTFYGASFMLVCFKVKEGDYPPSLAPAALARPSAAIAGAGPIRFLSEVKRYCKECFTNPYYIALFILIKVAVMTFSPINTFSIPYARSLGVSMDTYGKCLALTFTISFSLSFFLGWLADAIHPLRMAILTLAAYIVVAIWGRFYVNTAGTFLMAWVAHGVISGCYFTSAASLQARLFPQSRYGQFASAVGVCTTAANMTLIPLVGLMIDRTGGAYRHAFTVAIILGVLALIAGLYVHTRFMKLGGPAGYVAPE, encoded by the coding sequence TTGAACTCACCTGTCATCCTCCCCGCCTCCCGCGAACCGAAAACCTGGCGCGCGGGTACCCTCGCCTACACGGGTGGTGGAGTGGTCATTCTCTTTTGCTGGCTCCTCTTTGGTGACTTCGCCTGGTCCATGCGCGACCGCTCCGTGGGACCGATGGCGCAATGGTATCTTAACAGCCTCAGCGTCCCCAACCTCGTTTTCGGACTCCTCATGAGTTCCCTTCCCGCGCTCATCTCGGTCGTCCTCGCGCCCGTCATCAGCGTGAAATCCGACCGCCACCGCGGACGCTTCGGACGTCGTATCCCGTTTCTCCTCATCACCACTCCCTTTGCCGCCGCCGGCATGATCGGCCTCGGTCTCACTCCCATCGTTGCCCGTTGGGTCCACGGACATTTTCCCGGACAAAGCGAGATGCTTGTCAGCGTCGTTTGCTTCGGGGTCTTCTGGAGCGCCTTCGAGTTTGCCACCATCGCCTCGCAAGCCGTCTTCGGCGGACTCATCAACGATGTAGTGCCAAAGCCACTGCTCGGACGCTTCTACGGGCTGTTCCGCGCCGTCAGCCTGATTGACGGCATTATCTTCAACTACTGGATCATGGGCAAGGTGCCCGGTCACTTCACGCTCATTCTCTGCATCATCGGCACCTTTTACGGAGCCTCCTTCATGCTCGTCTGCTTCAAGGTCAAGGAAGGCGACTATCCTCCCTCTCTCGCTCCCGCCGCGCTTGCCCGCCCGTCCGCGGCCATCGCCGGCGCCGGCCCCATCCGTTTTTTGAGCGAAGTGAAACGCTACTGCAAGGAGTGCTTCACCAACCCTTACTACATCGCCCTCTTTATCCTGATCAAAGTGGCCGTGATGACCTTTTCCCCCATCAACACTTTTTCGATCCCCTATGCACGCAGCCTCGGTGTCAGCATGGATACCTATGGCAAATGCCTCGCGCTTACTTTCACGATTTCCTTTTCCCTGTCGTTTTTTCTCGGCTGGCTGGCTGATGCCATTCATCCCCTCCGTATGGCCATCCTCACGCTTGCCGCCTATATTGTCGTGGCAATCTGGGGACGGTTTTATGTCAATACTGCCGGCACTTTTCTCATGGCCTGGGTGGCGCACGGAGTCATCTCCGGTTGTTATTTCACGAGTGCGGCCTCGCTCCAGGCGCGCCTCTTCCCGCAATCGCGCTACGGCCAGTTTGCCTCTGCGGTCGGCGTCTGCACGACCGCCGCCAACATGACTCTGATCCCCCTTGTCGGCCTCATGATCGACCGCACCGGTGGTGCCTACCGCCACGCGTTCACCGTCGCCATCATCCTTGGCGTGCTTGCTCTCATTGCCGGGCTTTATGTCCACACCCGGTTCATGAAACTCGGCGGCCCTGCCGGCTATGTCGCTCCCGAGTAG
- a CDS encoding N-terminal cleavage protein, with product MHLNPSTRHYLAAGFTLIELLTVIAIIGILAAIIIPTVGKVRETARAATCASNLRQIGAAVAMYAEDHKGWLPGHFPLPGSTKKGLWNGQRTYYQHSENEGMLAHYVAPYLGMPAWDTLPAGENRAIPVFVCPSWQSIRGRDFGRAWALNYDLYNDSTKTKPWGDPSVAQVAMGLSEIDSPSARWAMRDHYKVGDPEFIDRLAHPDKRNVLYFDWHVKAARSN from the coding sequence ATGCACCTTAACCCCTCCACCCGCCATTACCTCGCCGCCGGTTTCACGCTGATCGAGCTGCTCACCGTCATCGCGATCATCGGCATCCTTGCCGCCATCATCATCCCCACCGTTGGCAAAGTTCGAGAAACGGCGCGTGCCGCGACCTGCGCCTCCAATCTTCGTCAGATCGGCGCGGCGGTTGCCATGTATGCGGAGGACCATAAAGGCTGGTTGCCCGGCCATTTTCCGCTGCCGGGATCAACCAAGAAAGGTCTCTGGAACGGTCAGCGCACCTATTACCAGCACAGCGAAAACGAAGGTATGCTGGCGCATTACGTGGCGCCTTACCTTGGTATGCCCGCCTGGGATACACTTCCGGCAGGTGAGAACCGGGCAATCCCGGTGTTCGTATGCCCCTCCTGGCAAAGCATTCGAGGCAGGGATTTCGGGCGGGCCTGGGCTCTCAATTACGATCTCTACAACGACAGCACCAAAACAAAACCCTGGGGCGACCCGAGTGTGGCGCAGGTTGCCATGGGATTGTCCGAAATCGATTCTCCGTCCGCGCGCTGGGCGATGCGCGATCATTACAAGGTCGGCGACCCCGAATTCATCGACCGCCTCGCCCACCCCGACAAGCGCAATGTCCTGTATTTCGACTGGCACGTAAAGGCCGCCAGAAGTAACTGA